The following proteins come from a genomic window of Halorussus halophilus:
- a CDS encoding ABC transporter ATP-binding protein, with product MVELHIDHVTKRYDDAQGVETAVEDLSLTVENELLVLLGPSGCGKTTTLRMVAGLETVTEGTIHIGDRDVTELHPSRRSIAMVFQDYGLYTTMSVQENMAYGLKHSTDLSATERRERVEDMAALFDISELLDRDIDQLSGGQKQRVALGRAMVREPDVFLLDEPLASLDAKLRSEMRTELQQLQRDLDITTVYVTHDQKEAMTMADKVAIMNDGVLHQVGDPETVYSDPADRFVADFLGNPSMNQFETTVREDDRDSRFEYGDVTLARVPTDAVSLKDGDEAVLGLRPEDLFLDAPDESSGFVAQVGVTEYQGNDNFVHLRIGDTELTAVVPPSVDPEPGESVAVSVAPEDVYVFDAETGTAILTAGRAEKQRPEQ from the coding sequence ATGGTCGAACTCCACATAGACCACGTCACCAAGCGCTACGACGATGCCCAAGGCGTCGAGACAGCCGTCGAGGACCTCTCACTCACTGTTGAGAATGAACTGCTTGTCCTGCTCGGCCCCTCGGGGTGTGGGAAGACCACGACACTCCGGATGGTCGCTGGACTGGAGACAGTCACAGAGGGCACGATTCATATCGGCGACCGGGACGTGACCGAACTGCATCCCAGTCGGCGGTCCATCGCGATGGTATTCCAAGACTATGGACTCTATACGACGATGTCAGTCCAAGAGAACATGGCCTACGGACTGAAACACTCCACAGACCTCTCCGCTACGGAGCGCCGCGAACGCGTCGAGGACATGGCGGCACTGTTCGACATTAGCGAGCTACTCGACCGCGACATCGATCAGCTGTCGGGCGGGCAGAAACAACGGGTTGCACTCGGGCGAGCGATGGTGCGCGAACCAGACGTGTTCTTGCTGGACGAACCGCTTGCCAGTCTCGACGCGAAACTCCGCTCGGAGATGCGCACCGAACTCCAGCAACTCCAACGCGACCTCGACATCACGACGGTGTACGTCACGCACGACCAGAAGGAAGCGATGACGATGGCCGACAAGGTCGCGATCATGAACGATGGCGTCCTCCACCAGGTTGGCGACCCAGAGACGGTGTACTCCGACCCCGCCGACCGGTTCGTCGCGGACTTCCTCGGTAATCCCTCGATGAACCAGTTCGAGACTACGGTTCGGGAAGACGACCGCGACAGCAGATTTGAATATGGCGACGTGACCCTCGCGCGTGTCCCAACAGATGCGGTCTCGCTGAAAGATGGCGACGAGGCGGTCCTCGGACTCCGACCGGAAGACCTGTTTCTGGACGCACCCGACGAGTCGTCTGGCTTCGTGGCCCAGGTCGGCGTCACTGAATACCAGGGGAACGATAACTTCGTCCATCTTCGAATAGGAGACACAGAACTCACGGCCGTTGTTCCGCCGTCAGTTGACCCCGAACCCGGAGAGAGCGTCGCGGTTTCGGTCGCACCTGAAGACGTCTACGTCTTCGATGCCGAAACCGGTACAGCAATACTGACTGCCGGTCGCGCTGAGAAACAACGTCCAGAGCAGTAA
- a CDS encoding carbohydrate ABC transporter permease: MIAQVTREVRSSFAVLREGVRAETSTLKRLGFYASVLLTMVVTLLPFYVMFVTSLTPNGEIYTNNPSFVPSSLTLEQYVAILTGGTFPFVTYFVNSAIVATATATFSMLVGVIGAYSFTRLEYPGNDMIRRGVIVVYMLSAITVIVPLFQLIAKFGLVDTRLSLLITYLVSTLPLTLYMLWNYFQSIPVEIEEAALLDGYSRVETIFRVVIPLSLPVLVAAFLFAFKIAWNEYIFASVFLKTQANLTLPIGIEQINSQFENVWGQVMAASFLTTLPIVVMFLYLEKYMVEGLTAGAVEG, from the coding sequence ATGATCGCACAAGTCACGCGAGAAGTTCGCTCGTCGTTCGCCGTCCTTCGTGAAGGCGTCCGCGCGGAGACGAGCACGCTCAAGCGACTGGGCTTCTACGCCAGCGTCCTGTTGACGATGGTGGTCACGCTGCTGCCGTTCTACGTGATGTTCGTGACGAGTCTCACACCCAACGGCGAAATCTACACGAACAATCCGTCGTTCGTTCCGTCCTCGCTGACGCTCGAACAGTACGTGGCAATCCTCACCGGTGGAACGTTCCCGTTCGTCACGTACTTCGTCAACAGCGCGATTGTCGCCACAGCCACGGCGACGTTCTCGATGCTCGTCGGTGTCATCGGCGCCTACAGTTTCACTCGATTGGAGTACCCGGGCAACGACATGATTCGCCGTGGCGTCATCGTCGTCTACATGCTCTCGGCCATCACCGTCATCGTCCCGTTGTTCCAACTCATCGCCAAGTTCGGACTCGTCGATACGCGACTCAGTCTGCTCATCACGTACCTCGTGAGTACGCTACCGCTCACGCTGTATATGCTCTGGAACTACTTCCAGAGCATTCCAGTCGAAATCGAAGAGGCCGCGCTGCTCGATGGTTACTCGCGGGTGGAAACTATCTTCCGGGTGGTCATCCCGCTCAGTCTCCCGGTACTTGTCGCTGCCTTCCTCTTCGCGTTCAAGATTGCCTGGAACGAGTACATCTTCGCCTCAGTCTTCTTGAAGACGCAGGCGAATCTCACCCTTCCAATCGGTATCGAGCAGATCAACAGCCAGTTCGAGAACGTGTGGGGTCAAGTGATGGCCGCCTCGTTCCTCACGACGTTACCCATCGTCGTCATGTTCCTCTACCTCGAGAAGTACATGGTCGAGGGCCTCACCGCAGGTGCAGTCGAAGGATAA
- a CDS encoding carbohydrate ABC transporter permease, translated as MSVGTRLASAVGADRYLENPVERREALLGYLLILPAVLLIAAVILYPIAYNIYLSFTTVPLNPAVPPEWVGFENYQQLLGSPRFWGAFQTTLVFTVGSTILSTIVGLGVAMLFDRSFRGRRLARGLVLLPHVTPIIAVAFVWQFMLSPLWGTIPNLLADWGIYTSQVGLLERSSTALPVVVVFSAWRNFPFAFLLFVARLGAIPNSMYEAAKIDGAGAVAQFKDITLPELKGTIAIVVLLRFIWEFNTFAQVWLLTRQVLTLPIFAYQSAFANFEQGLGAAISLLLFIIQIMFVIGFVKLFGEEKV; from the coding sequence ATGTCCGTCGGCACGCGACTCGCGTCGGCCGTCGGCGCCGACCGATATCTCGAGAACCCGGTCGAGCGCCGCGAGGCCCTGCTCGGCTACCTGCTCATCCTGCCAGCAGTGCTGCTCATCGCCGCGGTCATCCTCTATCCCATCGCCTACAACATCTACCTGAGCTTCACGACGGTCCCACTGAATCCGGCCGTCCCACCGGAGTGGGTTGGCTTCGAGAACTACCAGCAGTTGCTCGGAAGCCCACGATTCTGGGGTGCGTTCCAGACGACACTCGTCTTCACTGTCGGCAGTACGATTCTCTCGACCATCGTCGGTCTCGGCGTGGCGATGCTGTTCGACCGCTCGTTCCGGGGGCGACGACTGGCACGCGGTCTCGTGCTCTTGCCGCACGTGACGCCGATCATCGCCGTGGCGTTCGTCTGGCAGTTCATGCTCAGTCCACTCTGGGGGACGATTCCGAACCTGCTGGCTGACTGGGGCATCTACACCTCACAGGTCGGCCTGCTCGAACGGAGTTCGACTGCCCTGCCGGTGGTGGTCGTGTTCTCGGCGTGGCGTAACTTCCCGTTCGCGTTCCTCTTGTTCGTCGCTCGTCTCGGCGCGATTCCGAACTCGATGTACGAGGCGGCGAAGATAGATGGGGCGGGCGCAGTCGCGCAGTTCAAAGACATCACGCTCCCAGAACTGAAAGGCACCATCGCAATCGTCGTCCTCCTGCGGTTCATCTGGGAGTTCAACACCTTCGCGCAGGTGTGGCTACTCACCCGTCAAGTCCTGACGCTCCCGATATTCGCGTATCAATCGGCGTTCGCGAACTTCGAACAGGGACTCGGCGCAGCCATCTCGCTCCTGTTGTTCATCATCCAGATCATGTTCGTCATCGGCTTCGTGAAACTGTTCGGAGAGGAGAAGGTATGA
- a CDS encoding ABC transporter substrate-binding protein: protein MSEKSVTRRRVLKGGAAAATVGLTGHAAGRSKQANSIDYWNIHNGEDFRQPINNIVSNFQNNSGTTVNTRFVDNDDIESQLSAAVASNTLPNTGLLAIQTIQRLGADGSLSKQSATSVIENIGSDDFREGPLQFMGAPDGGYYGVPADAWVQGIWYRKSVFEENDLDPPVTWDAIRKAAETLNDPDNNTYGIGFGTKATAYARQCFTQIARSNGALVLDENANVVFDEQPMIESLQFVKDLSQYVPGAVSFNDTRNLYGNQQEHMFFYSSYLLPDLLANNGKEMVQNTGLAPATENKRKSTYGQVLGHSIFNGDDPQLNASKNLVNHVMSGDSYIQWCHMQPGGTMPVLKSTAEKEAYLDNDILSAWSDTINQISSALGNMERFDFVGGQLLPEFGQITSRSLVSQAVNRVAVKGHDPDTVAKEQAQKMRNALQ from the coding sequence ATGTCGGAGAAATCGGTAACCAGACGGCGAGTTCTCAAAGGTGGTGCGGCGGCTGCAACGGTTGGGCTTACAGGGCACGCTGCCGGTCGTAGCAAACAGGCGAACAGTATTGATTATTGGAACATCCACAACGGTGAGGATTTCCGGCAACCCATCAACAACATCGTCTCGAATTTCCAGAATAACTCTGGAACGACAGTCAACACTCGATTCGTCGACAACGACGACATCGAATCACAGCTGTCGGCCGCAGTCGCCTCGAACACGCTGCCGAACACCGGGTTGCTCGCCATCCAGACCATCCAGCGACTCGGCGCGGACGGCTCGCTCTCGAAACAGAGTGCGACATCAGTTATCGAGAACATCGGGTCGGACGACTTCCGAGAAGGACCACTTCAGTTCATGGGCGCACCAGACGGCGGCTACTATGGCGTCCCAGCGGACGCTTGGGTGCAGGGTATCTGGTATCGAAAGAGCGTCTTCGAGGAGAACGACCTGGACCCACCGGTCACGTGGGATGCAATCAGAAAAGCAGCCGAGACACTCAACGACCCCGATAACAACACGTACGGCATCGGGTTCGGGACGAAGGCGACGGCGTACGCCAGACAGTGTTTCACCCAGATTGCGCGGTCGAACGGGGCGCTCGTCCTCGACGAGAACGCCAACGTCGTCTTCGACGAACAGCCGATGATCGAGTCACTACAGTTCGTCAAAGACCTCTCCCAATACGTCCCTGGCGCAGTCTCGTTCAACGACACGCGAAATCTCTACGGCAACCAGCAAGAACACATGTTCTTCTACTCGTCGTACCTGCTCCCAGACTTGCTGGCGAACAACGGCAAAGAAATGGTGCAGAACACGGGACTCGCACCAGCGACCGAAAACAAACGCAAGAGCACGTACGGCCAGGTGCTCGGCCACAGTATCTTCAACGGGGATGACCCCCAGCTGAACGCCTCGAAGAACCTCGTCAACCACGTCATGTCGGGTGACTCCTACATCCAGTGGTGTCACATGCAACCCGGCGGTACGATGCCAGTCCTGAAATCGACCGCCGAAAAAGAGGCGTATCTCGACAACGACATCCTGTCGGCGTGGAGCGACACCATCAACCAGATCTCGTCGGCGCTCGGGAACATGGAGCGATTCGACTTCGTGGGCGGCCAGCTCTTGCCAGAGTTCGGCCAGATTACGAGTCGGTCGCTGGTCAGCCAAGCGGTCAACCGGGTCGCCGTCAAGGGACACGACCCCGACACCGTCGCCAAGGAACAGGCTCAAAAGATGCGTAACGCCCTCCAATAA
- a CDS encoding ABC transporter ATP-binding protein has translation MSETDTSETAGDADHTPTRTAVSLDDLTKSYKETVAVDGVDLAVEDGELLVLLGPSGCGKTTSLRMVAGLESITDGRVTIGGTDVTQVTPQNRDVAMVFQNYALYPHKSVSENIRFPLRKLDIDSEEARERIEQTANLLDIDDLLDKQPAQLSGGQRQRVAVGRAIAREPAVLLMDEPLSNLDAKLRVRTRSELRDLQQRLAITTIYVTHDQEEAMSIADRIAIMNKGEIEQVGPPKEIYREPTNEFVASFLGDPPMNLLEVHEESDGLSPFSEVSLPVVTETLPAETTRIGVRPEDVYLTDADGTVRSADSPSTVTDPIECMVSVIEPIGRAYELTLKTGDQQFIARRRSVPDDVHEAESTTVVFDREKLYAFDEEGERLA, from the coding sequence ATGAGCGAGACAGATACCAGTGAGACAGCAGGCGACGCTGACCACACCCCGACGCGTACTGCAGTCTCGCTAGATGACCTCACCAAGAGCTACAAGGAGACTGTCGCGGTCGATGGAGTGGACTTGGCGGTCGAAGACGGCGAGTTGCTCGTGTTGCTCGGCCCGTCTGGCTGTGGGAAGACGACGTCGCTCCGGATGGTCGCTGGCCTCGAATCCATCACTGACGGCCGAGTCACCATCGGTGGGACCGACGTCACACAGGTCACTCCCCAGAACCGTGACGTCGCGATGGTGTTCCAGAACTACGCGCTGTACCCGCACAAGTCAGTCAGTGAGAACATCCGATTCCCGCTCCGCAAGCTCGATATCGACAGCGAAGAAGCCCGCGAGCGCATCGAACAGACCGCGAACCTGCTCGACATCGACGACCTGCTGGACAAACAACCCGCCCAGCTCAGTGGCGGCCAGCGCCAACGCGTCGCGGTCGGCCGTGCCATCGCTCGTGAACCCGCCGTCCTCTTGATGGACGAACCACTGTCGAACCTCGACGCGAAACTCCGCGTCCGGACTCGCTCTGAGTTGCGTGACCTCCAGCAACGATTGGCTATCACGACCATCTACGTCACCCACGACCAGGAGGAGGCGATGAGCATCGCCGACCGCATCGCCATCATGAACAAGGGAGAAATCGAGCAGGTCGGCCCGCCCAAGGAGATATACCGCGAACCGACGAACGAGTTCGTCGCGAGCTTCCTCGGCGACCCACCGATGAACCTGCTCGAAGTCCACGAGGAAAGCGATGGTCTCTCCCCGTTTTCGGAGGTTTCGCTTCCCGTCGTGACCGAGACGCTTCCAGCCGAAACTACCCGTATCGGCGTTCGCCCGGAAGACGTGTACTTGACGGACGCCGACGGAACGGTCCGCAGTGCCGACTCACCATCGACGGTGACCGACCCAATCGAGTGCATGGTCTCGGTCATCGAACCGATCGGACGAGCCTACGAGCTCACACTCAAGACCGGCGACCAGCAGTTCATTGCTCGGCGACGGTCAGTCCCGGACGACGTTCACGAGGCAGAATCGACGACGGTCGTGTTCGACCGCGAGAAACTGTACGCATTTGACGAGGAGGGGGAGCGACTCGCATGA